A genome region from Actinopolymorpha sp. NPDC004070 includes the following:
- a CDS encoding 2'-5' RNA ligase family protein has translation MRTIGVAVAIPEPYGGELQRWRAAFGDPLADAIPTHVTLLPPTQVDDDAMAAIERHLLAVAESAQPFTMRLRGTATFRPVSPVVFVAVAEGISSCELLAEGVRSGALRRDLAFPYHPHVTIAHDLPDHVLDKAYEALDSYTCAFTVQTFSLFEHGADLVWRPQRDFALGGPLPGPVPPEEPTGVPGEAGESGNTPWAGRPGA, from the coding sequence GTGCGCACGATCGGTGTCGCGGTCGCGATCCCCGAACCCTACGGCGGAGAGCTGCAACGCTGGCGGGCCGCGTTCGGTGACCCGCTCGCCGATGCCATCCCCACCCATGTGACGTTGCTGCCGCCGACCCAGGTCGACGACGACGCCATGGCCGCCATCGAACGCCACCTGCTGGCGGTGGCGGAGTCCGCGCAGCCGTTCACCATGCGGCTGCGGGGGACCGCGACCTTCCGGCCGGTGTCGCCGGTGGTGTTCGTGGCGGTCGCGGAGGGCATTTCGTCCTGCGAGCTGCTGGCCGAGGGCGTACGCAGCGGGGCGCTGCGGCGCGACCTCGCGTTCCCGTACCACCCCCACGTCACCATCGCGCACGACCTGCCCGACCACGTACTCGACAAGGCGTACGAGGCACTGGACAGCTACACCTGCGCCTTCACCGTGCAGACGTTCAGCCTGTTCGAGCACGGAGCCGACCTGGTGTGGCGGCCGCAGCGCGACTTCGCCCTGGGCGGGCCGCTGCCCGGCCCGGTGCCACCGGAGGAGCCGACCGGCGTGCCGGGGGAGGCCGGGGAGTCCGGCAACACACCCTGGGCGGGCCGGCCGGGCGCGTGA
- a CDS encoding YihY/virulence factor BrkB family protein gives MDVSRVRQRLDYKVARMRVRSKLVDHLARALAHYNKVLGSQLAAAATYYAFLSFFPLVALVFAAVGFVVEYVPGARDAVTSAMSSVLPGMIGTGRNQLDVQAIARNKAGVGIIGLAVLLYSGLNWISALRTSLQAVFAAVAEDTRNFVLNKVFDLVVLVAVGIVLLVSVGVSTAVTAFADFVFSLAHLTRVPGVGVLLWAVAAAVGVAASSVLFFTLYRLLPRHDVPAKKLWRGALLAALGFEVLKQIAGLILGTVTGNPLYGAFAVLVALLVWINYFDRLTVLGAAWAVTSVPVEKMAHPEKAGGVRQVRGQGARVGDAAGVGPTSAGGRAQRIGRGLSAAFGAFAGGLTVGWLATRRERRKAERRRRRTERQRRERT, from the coding sequence ATGGACGTTTCGCGGGTGCGGCAACGCCTGGACTACAAGGTGGCCCGGATGCGGGTGCGTTCGAAGCTGGTCGACCACCTGGCCCGGGCGCTGGCGCACTACAACAAGGTGCTGGGGAGCCAGCTCGCCGCGGCCGCGACGTACTACGCCTTCCTGTCCTTCTTTCCGCTGGTCGCGCTGGTGTTCGCCGCCGTCGGCTTCGTGGTGGAGTACGTCCCGGGGGCGAGGGACGCCGTCACCTCGGCGATGTCGTCGGTGCTGCCCGGGATGATCGGCACCGGCAGGAACCAGCTCGACGTCCAGGCCATCGCGCGCAACAAGGCGGGCGTGGGCATCATCGGCCTGGCGGTGCTGCTCTACTCCGGACTGAACTGGATCTCCGCGCTGCGCACGTCGCTGCAGGCGGTGTTCGCGGCCGTCGCGGAGGACACCCGCAACTTCGTGCTCAACAAGGTGTTCGACCTGGTCGTGCTGGTGGCGGTCGGCATCGTCCTGCTGGTGTCGGTGGGGGTGAGTACGGCCGTCACGGCGTTCGCCGACTTCGTCTTCAGCCTCGCCCACCTGACCAGGGTGCCCGGCGTGGGCGTGTTGTTGTGGGCGGTGGCGGCCGCGGTCGGCGTGGCCGCGAGTTCGGTGCTGTTCTTCACGCTCTACCGGCTGTTGCCCCGGCACGACGTACCGGCGAAGAAGCTGTGGCGCGGCGCGCTGCTGGCCGCCCTCGGGTTCGAGGTGCTCAAGCAGATCGCGGGCCTGATCCTCGGCACGGTGACCGGCAACCCGCTCTACGGCGCGTTCGCGGTGCTGGTGGCGCTGCTGGTGTGGATCAACTACTTCGACCGGCTGACCGTGCTCGGCGCCGCCTGGGCGGTCACCAGCGTGCCGGTGGAGAAGATGGCCCATCCGGAGAAGGCCGGCGGAGTGAGGCAGGTACGCGGGCAGGGCGCACGCGTGGGTGACGCGGCCGGCGTGGGGCCCACCTCTGCCGGAGGACGGGCCCAGCGCATCGGCCGGGGACTGTCGGCGGCGTTCGGCGCGTTCGCGGGCGGCCTCACCGTCGGCTGGCTGGCCACCCGGCGGGAGCGCCGGAAAGCCGAACGGCGGCGGCGCAGGACCGAGCGTCAGCGCCGGGAGCGTACGTAG
- a CDS encoding serine hydrolase, translating to MHAVVRAGTPSRIARLVCVLVLGVATTLGLTAVPAGAAPGAPDAKPTPTTPPVPGPSATPVPTANPFTGPVGGAALGRRGVVVDRKSAPAPPKVDVASYVVADLDTGQVLASKNAHVPLPPASTLKTLTAVTLLPRLDKRARYTAVPADTRVEGSRVGIETGRAYTIDQLFYGLFLPSGNDAANALGNAAGGTRTAVEMMNTEARRLGAFDTHAVNTSGLDEPGQVSSAYDLALVARAGMARPDFRRYATTLRYNFPGKGKRTYQIQNLNKLLGHYPGAIGVKNGYTTKAHNTLVGAAEQDGRRLVVVIMRSKSPYWTRAAALLDWGFTVGAKAKPVGNLVTGDDVARAAAARAPRPAAPKPGSTRPASPAATPTPVPTLAPGAAGATDPGVAIAAAESAWPRLPVWLWLMLLVFLGLAGLRVYSYVRSRR from the coding sequence GTGCACGCCGTTGTCCGTGCCGGTACGCCCAGCCGAATCGCCCGCCTGGTCTGCGTTCTCGTGCTCGGTGTGGCGACCACCCTCGGCCTGACCGCCGTTCCCGCCGGTGCGGCACCCGGCGCACCCGATGCGAAGCCGACGCCCACCACCCCGCCCGTGCCTGGACCGTCCGCGACGCCGGTTCCCACCGCCAACCCGTTCACCGGTCCGGTCGGTGGCGCGGCGCTCGGACGCCGCGGTGTGGTGGTGGACCGAAAGTCCGCTCCGGCGCCGCCGAAGGTCGACGTCGCGTCCTACGTCGTGGCCGACCTCGACACCGGCCAGGTCCTCGCTTCCAAGAACGCCCACGTCCCCCTTCCCCCGGCGAGCACGCTCAAGACCCTGACCGCGGTCACTTTGCTGCCCCGGTTGGACAAGCGAGCCCGCTACACCGCGGTGCCCGCCGACACGCGGGTGGAGGGCAGCCGGGTCGGGATCGAGACCGGTCGCGCGTACACCATCGACCAGTTGTTCTACGGCCTGTTCCTGCCCTCCGGCAACGACGCCGCCAACGCGCTGGGCAACGCCGCCGGGGGCACCCGCACCGCGGTCGAGATGATGAACACCGAGGCGCGCCGGCTCGGCGCGTTCGACACCCACGCGGTCAACACCAGTGGGCTGGACGAGCCCGGCCAGGTGTCGTCCGCCTACGACCTGGCGCTGGTCGCGCGGGCGGGCATGGCCCGCCCCGACTTCCGCCGCTACGCCACGACCCTGCGCTACAACTTCCCGGGCAAAGGGAAGAGGACGTACCAGATCCAGAACCTCAACAAGCTGCTCGGCCACTACCCCGGCGCGATCGGGGTGAAGAACGGCTACACCACGAAGGCACACAACACGCTGGTGGGCGCGGCGGAGCAGGACGGCCGCCGGCTGGTGGTGGTGATCATGCGCTCCAAGTCGCCGTACTGGACGCGCGCGGCCGCCTTGCTGGACTGGGGGTTCACCGTCGGCGCGAAGGCGAAACCCGTCGGCAACCTGGTCACCGGCGACGACGTGGCCCGGGCCGCGGCCGCCCGGGCGCCCAGGCCGGCGGCGCCGAAGCCCGGTTCCACCCGGCCGGCCAGCCCGGCGGCCACGCCCACCCCGGTGCCCACCCTCGCCCCCGGCGCGGCCGGAGCGACCGACCCGGGCGTGGCCATCGCCGCGGCGGAGTCCGCGTGGCCGCGGCTGCCGGTCTGGCTGTGGCTGATGCTGCTGGTGTTCCTCGGCCTCGCGGGCCTGCGGGTCTACAGCTACGTACGCTCCCGGCGCTGA
- a CDS encoding serine/threonine dehydratase yields the protein MGRAEILRLPGERELAAAAERLRGQVRRTPVLELDGAELGVPARVLVKLELLQHTGSFKARGALNTLLLRPPAGDGVVAASGGNHGAAVAWAAARVAVPARVFVPATSPPVKAARVASYGAEVVVVDGYYPEAFAAAERWAAGRSVVRVHAYDAPEVVAGQATLGLEIAEQVPEVSTVLVSCGGGGLYAGTGLALAGRAAVVPVEPERCPSLSAAVAAGGPVPVEVGGVAADSMGAGLVGRHGYAVAAPSRTTPLLVPDEAIVAARRFLWERCRVLAEPGGATAFAALLSGAFTPVAGETVVVVVSGGNTTDVPT from the coding sequence GTGGGCCGTGCCGAGATCCTGCGGCTGCCGGGAGAACGCGAACTCGCCGCGGCGGCGGAGCGGCTGCGCGGACAGGTCAGGCGTACTCCCGTTCTGGAACTCGACGGGGCGGAACTCGGCGTACCTGCGCGGGTCCTCGTCAAGCTGGAGTTGCTTCAGCACACGGGTTCGTTCAAGGCCCGGGGTGCCCTCAACACACTTCTCCTCCGGCCGCCCGCCGGCGACGGAGTGGTGGCGGCGTCCGGGGGTAACCACGGCGCCGCCGTCGCCTGGGCTGCCGCCCGGGTGGCTGTGCCCGCGCGAGTCTTCGTCCCGGCCACGTCGCCTCCGGTGAAGGCTGCACGCGTCGCGTCGTACGGCGCGGAGGTGGTCGTGGTCGACGGCTACTACCCCGAGGCGTTCGCCGCCGCCGAACGCTGGGCCGCCGGGCGTTCGGTGGTGCGGGTGCACGCCTACGACGCGCCGGAGGTGGTGGCGGGTCAGGCGACGCTCGGCCTGGAGATCGCCGAGCAGGTGCCGGAGGTGTCCACGGTGCTGGTGTCCTGCGGCGGGGGAGGGTTGTACGCCGGGACCGGGCTGGCGCTGGCCGGCCGGGCCGCGGTGGTGCCGGTGGAGCCGGAGCGCTGCCCGTCGCTGTCGGCCGCGGTGGCGGCCGGTGGACCTGTGCCGGTCGAGGTCGGCGGCGTGGCCGCGGACAGCATGGGTGCGGGGCTGGTCGGCCGGCACGGGTACGCCGTCGCCGCGCCCTCCCGCACCACGCCGCTGCTGGTGCCCGACGAGGCGATCGTCGCCGCGCGGCGGTTCCTCTGGGAACGCTGCCGCGTCCTCGCCGAGCCCGGCGGGGCGACGGCGTTCGCGGCCCTGCTGTCCGGCGCGTTCACGCCGGTGGCGGGCGAGACCGTGGTCGTGGTGGTGTCCGGTGGCAACACCACCGACGTGCCGACCTGA